The Manis javanica isolate MJ-LG chromosome 4, MJ_LKY, whole genome shotgun sequence genome contains a region encoding:
- the CD7 gene encoding T-cell antigen CD7, which produces MAHGFRLLLMLLALAAALPGAPTQEVWQSPLYTIAPEGSYIDITCRASGTLHGVYLKQRWPSPANVVYYEDGKEPTVSKRFWGRIAFSGLQHNLTITMSRLQPADTGVYACQAILKSEVWGPGTMVVVTANTCQEGRLVHLSLPAALAVGCFLTGLWLGAVCALRRTQIKRLCWVRDEPPPACVVYEDMSCSRHNMMSVSTPNHYQ; this is translated from the exons ATGGCCCATGGGTTCCGTCTGCTTCTCATGCTCCTCGCGCTGGCCGCAGCCTTGCCTGGGGCCCCCACTCAAG AGGTGTGGCAGTCCCCCCTGTACACCATTGCCCCGGAGGGCAGCTACATTGACATCACCTGCCGTGCCAGCGGGACCCTGCATGGGGTCTACCTGAAGCAGAGGTGGCCAAGCCCCGCCAATGTGGTCTACTACGAGGACGGGAAGGAGCCCACCGTGAGCAAGCGGTTCTGGGGCCGCATCGCCTTCTCGGGGCTGCAGCACAACCTGACCATCACCATGAGCCGCCTGCAGCCAGCTGACACTGGGGTCTACGCCTGCCAGGCCATCCTGAAGAGCGAGGTCTGGGGCCCTGGCACCATGGTCGTCGTGACAG CGAACACATGCCAGGAGGGCCGGCTGGTACACCTCTCCCTGCCCGCCGCCCTGGCTGTGGGCTGCTTCCTCACCGGGCTGTGGCTGGGGGCTGTGTGTGCGCTGAGGAGGACACAG ATCAAGAGACTTTGCTGGGTGAGGGATGAGCCCCCCCCGGCGTGTGTGGTGTACGAGGACATGTCCTGCAGCCGCCACAACATGATGTCTGTGTCCACACCCAACCACTACCAGTGA